The following are encoded in a window of Mycolicibacterium tusciae JS617 genomic DNA:
- the purS gene encoding phosphoribosylformylglycinamidine synthase subunit PurS, whose amino-acid sequence MARVVVHVMPKAEILDPQGQAIVGALGRLGFGAVSDVRQGKRFEIEVDDSVDDDTLAEIAESLLANTVIEDWSVSREPS is encoded by the coding sequence GTGGCAAGGGTGGTGGTGCATGTGATGCCCAAGGCTGAGATCCTCGACCCGCAGGGGCAGGCGATCGTCGGCGCGTTGGGTCGGCTCGGCTTCGGTGCAGTCTCAGATGTGCGGCAAGGCAAGCGGTTTGAGATCGAAGTCGACGACAGCGTCGACGACGATACGCTCGCCGAGATCGCGGAGTCGCTGCTGGCGAACACCGTGATCGAAGACTGGTCGGTGAGCAGGGAGCCTTCGTGA
- a CDS encoding MBL fold metallo-hydrolase encodes MQLTHFGHSCLLANFRADSANETTILFDPGTFSHGFEGITGLSAILITHQHPDHADTSRLPALLDGNPQAALYADPQTAAQLGGAWQTVNVGDEITIGHLTVRGTGGRHAVIHPEIPVIDNISYLVGDGSHAARLMHPGDALFVPDEPVDVLATPAAAPWMKISEAVDYLRAVAPTHAVPIHQGIVDPSARGIFYGRLEEMTDTDFQVLEEENGTDF; translated from the coding sequence ATGCAATTGACGCATTTCGGCCATTCGTGCCTACTCGCGAACTTTCGCGCCGATTCGGCGAACGAGACCACGATTCTGTTCGATCCGGGTACCTTCTCCCACGGATTCGAGGGCATCACCGGCCTGTCGGCCATCCTGATCACCCATCAGCATCCCGACCACGCCGACACGTCGCGGCTGCCCGCGCTCCTCGACGGCAACCCGCAGGCCGCGCTGTACGCCGACCCGCAGACCGCCGCCCAACTCGGCGGAGCATGGCAGACGGTGAACGTCGGCGACGAAATCACCATCGGCCATCTCACCGTTCGCGGTACAGGCGGGCGACACGCGGTGATTCACCCTGAAATCCCTGTGATAGACAACATTTCGTACCTCGTCGGTGATGGCAGTCATGCGGCCCGGCTGATGCACCCCGGCGACGCGTTGTTCGTTCCTGACGAGCCGGTCGACGTGCTCGCGACGCCGGCCGCGGCACCGTGGATGAAGATCTCCGAGGCGGTCGATTACCTGCGCGCCGTGGCGCCCACCCATGCGGTGCCGATCCATCAGGGGATCGTCGATCCCAGTGCCAGAGGCATCTTCTATGGCCGGCTCGAGGAGATGACCGATACCGACTTCCAGGTGCTCGAAGAAGAGAACGGCACAGACTTCTAA
- a CDS encoding glutathione peroxidase, giving the protein MTDLTDIALTTLEGQPTTLGQLADGAVLVVNVASKCGLTPQYTALERLAKDYRDRGLTVIGVPCNQFMGQEPGSAEEISEFCSTTYGVTFPLLAKTDVNGDNRHPLYAELTKTADDAGEAGDIQWNFEKFLLAPGGTVVKRIRPRTEPDAPEVIAAIEEVLPR; this is encoded by the coding sequence ATGACCGACCTCACCGACATCGCACTCACCACGCTCGAAGGCCAACCGACCACGCTGGGCCAACTCGCCGACGGCGCCGTACTCGTGGTCAACGTCGCCTCCAAATGTGGCCTCACACCGCAGTACACGGCGCTGGAGCGGCTGGCCAAGGACTATCGCGACCGGGGGCTCACCGTGATCGGTGTGCCGTGCAATCAGTTCATGGGTCAGGAGCCCGGCTCGGCCGAGGAGATCTCGGAGTTCTGCTCGACCACGTACGGCGTGACGTTCCCGCTGCTGGCCAAGACCGACGTCAACGGCGACAACCGCCATCCGCTCTACGCCGAACTGACCAAGACGGCCGACGATGCAGGAGAAGCGGGCGACATCCAGTGGAACTTCGAGAAGTTCCTGCTCGCGCCGGGCGGCACGGTGGTCAAGAGAATCCGGCCGCGGACCGAACCGGACGCCCCCGAGGTCATCGCGGCCATCGAAGAGGTGCTCCCGCGGTAG
- a CDS encoding nuclear transport factor 2 family protein, whose product MTETQTQPKFSSDMWAAFWAAPDESRIGDILADDIVGYWQGEPKPVHGRDAYTAKIIELITAVPDLRLELLDSATVDAGTPGEQLVFLHYVGRGTGPAGPIAIRGLDRVRTRDGMVVENVIRYDEVDAS is encoded by the coding sequence ATGACTGAAACCCAAACCCAACCGAAATTCAGCTCCGATATGTGGGCCGCGTTCTGGGCCGCGCCCGACGAGTCGCGCATCGGCGACATCCTGGCCGACGACATCGTCGGCTACTGGCAGGGCGAACCCAAGCCCGTGCACGGCCGTGACGCGTACACCGCGAAGATCATCGAGCTCATCACTGCCGTACCTGACCTGCGGCTGGAGCTGCTCGACAGTGCGACCGTCGATGCCGGCACCCCCGGCGAGCAGTTGGTATTCCTGCACTACGTCGGCCGAGGCACCGGGCCAGCTGGTCCGATCGCGATCCGCGGTCTGGACCGGGTGCGCACCCGCGACGGCATGGTCGTGGAGAACGTCATCCGCTACGACGAGGTCGACGCGTCCTGA
- a CDS encoding family 1 encapsulin nanocompartment shell protein, with amino-acid sequence MNNLYRELAPVTEVAWDEIELEATRTFKRHIAGRRVVDVSEPSGAVTAAVSSGHLRDVPPPAEGVVSHLRESKPLVRLRVPFTVSRTAIDDVERGSQDSDWDPVKEAAKKLAFVEDRAIFEGYEAASIEGIRACSNNPALAMPADVREMPDVISQALSELRLAGVDGPYSVLLSADVYTEVSETTAHGYPIREHLNRLVDGEIIWAPAIDGAFVLSTRGGDFDLQLGTDVSIGYLTHDAVSVDLYLEETLTFLCYTAEASVALTP; translated from the coding sequence ATGAACAACCTGTACCGCGAGCTCGCTCCGGTCACCGAAGTCGCTTGGGACGAGATCGAATTGGAGGCGACCCGGACCTTCAAACGGCATATCGCCGGCCGCCGCGTCGTCGACGTCAGCGAGCCGAGCGGCGCGGTGACCGCGGCGGTGAGCAGCGGCCACCTCCGCGATGTGCCCCCACCCGCCGAGGGCGTGGTGTCGCACCTGCGGGAGAGCAAGCCGCTGGTGCGGCTGCGGGTTCCGTTCACCGTCAGCCGCACCGCCATCGACGACGTCGAGCGCGGCTCGCAGGACTCGGACTGGGACCCCGTCAAGGAGGCCGCCAAGAAGCTGGCGTTCGTCGAGGACCGGGCGATCTTCGAGGGTTATGAAGCGGCGTCGATCGAGGGCATCCGTGCCTGCAGCAACAATCCTGCGCTGGCGATGCCCGCAGATGTTCGTGAGATGCCCGACGTCATCTCCCAGGCGCTGTCCGAGCTGCGACTCGCCGGCGTGGACGGGCCCTACTCGGTGTTGCTGTCGGCCGATGTCTACACCGAGGTGAGCGAGACCACCGCGCACGGCTATCCGATCCGCGAGCACCTCAACCGGCTGGTGGACGGTGAGATCATCTGGGCGCCGGCCATCGACGGCGCGTTTGTGTTGTCCACCCGCGGCGGCGATTTCGATCTGCAACTGGGCACCGACGTTTCGATCGGCTATCTGACGCACGATGCCGTATCCGTCGACCTGTACCTGGAGGAGACGCTGACGTTCCTCTGCTACACCGCGGAGGCCTCCGTCGCGCTCACCCCGTAG
- a CDS encoding VOC family protein, which yields MALKTENITFDTTDPERLADWWARALDGEVNPIAPPFFVAVSRPEGPGLAFQKVDDPTPGKNRVHIDFGTSDVEAEVKRLVELGASETGRGSFGDFEWVVLADPDGNAFCVAPAG from the coding sequence ATGGCGCTCAAGACAGAGAACATCACCTTCGACACCACCGACCCGGAGCGGCTCGCCGACTGGTGGGCCCGCGCACTGGACGGCGAGGTAAACCCCATCGCACCACCGTTTTTCGTCGCCGTGTCCAGGCCAGAGGGTCCGGGGCTGGCGTTCCAGAAGGTCGACGATCCGACGCCGGGCAAGAACCGCGTGCACATCGACTTCGGCACGTCCGATGTGGAGGCCGAGGTCAAGCGGCTCGTCGAGCTCGGCGCCAGCGAGACGGGGCGGGGCAGCTTCGGCGACTTCGAGTGGGTGGTACTCGCGGATCCGGACGGAAACGCGTTCTGCGTAGCCCCAGCCGGCTGA
- the purQ gene encoding phosphoribosylformylglycinamidine synthase subunit PurQ — MTARVGVITFPGTLDDVDAARAVRLAGAQAVSLWHADADLKRVDAVVVPGGFSYGDYLRSGAIAKFAPVMGEVIRAAAQGLPVLGICNGFQILCEAGMLPGALTRNAGLHFVCRDLWLEVASNSTAWTSRYEMGADLLVPLKSGEGRYVASENVLDKLEGEGRVVFRYRDNPNGSMRNIAGISSANGRVVGLMPHPEHATEALTGPSDDGLGLFYSALDQVLAA; from the coding sequence GTGACGGCCCGGGTGGGCGTGATCACATTCCCCGGCACGCTCGACGACGTCGACGCCGCGCGGGCGGTGCGGCTCGCGGGGGCGCAGGCGGTCAGCCTCTGGCACGCCGACGCCGACCTCAAGCGGGTGGACGCCGTCGTGGTGCCCGGCGGCTTCTCGTATGGCGACTACCTGCGCTCCGGCGCGATCGCGAAGTTCGCTCCCGTGATGGGCGAGGTCATCCGTGCTGCTGCCCAAGGCCTGCCGGTTTTAGGGATTTGCAACGGCTTTCAGATTTTGTGCGAGGCGGGGATGCTTCCCGGTGCGCTGACGCGCAACGCCGGCCTGCACTTCGTCTGCCGCGATCTGTGGCTGGAGGTCGCTTCGAACTCGACGGCGTGGACTTCGCGCTACGAAATGGGCGCCGATCTGCTGGTGCCGCTGAAGTCGGGCGAGGGCCGATACGTTGCCAGCGAGAACGTGCTCGACAAGCTCGAGGGTGAGGGCCGGGTCGTTTTCCGTTACCGCGACAACCCGAACGGTTCGATGCGCAACATCGCAGGCATCTCGTCGGCCAACGGTCGTGTCGTCGGCCTGATGCCGCACCCCGAGCACGCTACCGAGGCCCTGACCGGCCCGTCCGACGACGGGCTCGGCCTGTTCTACTCCGCACTGGACCAGGTGCTGGCCGCGTAG
- a CDS encoding DUF2334 domain-containing protein, translating into MAGQLIVSISGISDRTMPEVEDFCGQLESRSVPVSLLVAPRIKGGYRLDQDAPTVEWLRARRGAGDAIVLHGFDAAATKKRRGEFATLPAHEANLRLLAADRAMEHVGLRTRLFAAPGWTVSPGTATALPRNGFRMLAALTEITDLVRHKTVRARVLGIGEGFLSEPWWCRTLVLSAERTARRDGIVRVAVAARHLRRPGPRQAMLDAVDLALMHQCTPGVYEWTPYSAMTDAA; encoded by the coding sequence GTGGCGGGACAACTGATCGTTTCCATCTCCGGGATCAGTGACCGCACTATGCCCGAGGTCGAGGACTTCTGCGGCCAGCTCGAGTCCCGGAGTGTGCCGGTGTCGCTGCTGGTGGCTCCGCGGATCAAGGGCGGCTACCGACTCGACCAAGACGCCCCTACCGTCGAGTGGCTGCGCGCAAGGCGCGGCGCCGGTGATGCGATCGTGTTGCACGGCTTCGACGCAGCGGCCACCAAGAAGAGGCGCGGCGAATTTGCGACTCTGCCTGCGCACGAAGCGAACCTGCGACTTCTCGCCGCCGACCGGGCGATGGAACACGTCGGCCTTCGCACGCGACTGTTCGCGGCGCCCGGCTGGACGGTGTCGCCGGGAACGGCAACAGCGCTGCCTCGCAACGGCTTTCGTATGCTCGCGGCATTGACCGAGATCACGGATCTGGTGCGTCACAAGACGGTGCGCGCCCGGGTGCTCGGCATCGGCGAGGGCTTTCTGAGTGAACCGTGGTGGTGCCGCACGCTGGTGCTGTCCGCCGAACGCACGGCCCGGCGGGACGGCATTGTGCGCGTCGCCGTCGCCGCCCGCCACCTGCGCAGGCCCGGGCCCCGCCAGGCAATGCTCGACGCGGTCGACCTCGCGCTCATGCACCAGTGCACCCCCGGCGTCTACGAGTGGACGCCATACAGCGCAATGACAGACGCCGCATAG
- a CDS encoding FAD-binding dehydrogenase, with protein MADADVIVVGAGLAGLVAACELVERGRRVLIVDQENANNIGGQAYWSFGGLFFVDSPEQRRLGIRDSHELALQDWLGAAGFDRPEDHWPRQWAHAYVDFAAGEKRGWLRERGLKTFPVVGWAERGGYDARGHGNSVPRFHITWGTGPAIVDVFARRLRDNAKVTFAHRRRVDELIVEDGAVVGVRGAVLEPSNAARGEASSRNTVGEFELRAQAVIVASGGIGGNHDLVRQNWPKRMGRVPKQLLSGVPAHVDGRMIGISESAGARVINRDRMWHYTEGITNYDPIWPMHGIRIIPGPSSLWLDATGKRLPPPLFPGFDTLGTLEYIAQTGQDYTWYILNSRIIEKEFGLSGQEQNPDLTGRSVRQVLSRVRPGAPGPVQAFIDKGVDFVTANSLRELVSNMNAIPDVDPLDYAVVEAEVTARDRETVNKFSKDSQITAIHGARAFLSDRISRVVAPHPLTDPKAGPLIAVKLHILTRKSLGGLETDLESRVLKSGGAPFSGLYAAGEAAGFGGGGVHGYRSLEGTFLGGCVFSGRAAGRAAARDTG; from the coding sequence ATGGCTGACGCTGATGTCATCGTCGTTGGGGCGGGTCTTGCGGGTCTGGTCGCCGCGTGTGAACTCGTCGAACGTGGCCGCCGGGTCCTGATCGTCGATCAGGAGAACGCCAACAACATCGGGGGCCAGGCGTACTGGTCGTTCGGCGGGCTGTTCTTCGTCGACAGCCCCGAACAACGTCGGCTGGGCATTCGTGACAGCCACGAGCTGGCCCTGCAGGACTGGCTCGGCGCGGCGGGGTTCGACCGGCCCGAGGACCATTGGCCGCGGCAGTGGGCGCACGCCTACGTCGACTTCGCCGCGGGCGAGAAGCGCGGCTGGCTGCGCGAACGCGGGCTGAAGACCTTCCCTGTGGTCGGGTGGGCCGAGCGCGGAGGCTACGACGCTCGCGGGCACGGGAACTCGGTGCCGCGTTTTCACATCACGTGGGGGACGGGGCCGGCGATCGTCGATGTCTTCGCTCGCCGCCTGCGCGACAACGCGAAAGTGACCTTCGCGCACCGCCGTCGCGTCGACGAGCTCATCGTCGAAGACGGTGCCGTCGTCGGGGTGCGCGGGGCGGTACTGGAACCGTCGAACGCGGCCCGCGGTGAGGCGTCGTCTCGAAACACGGTCGGCGAGTTCGAATTGCGGGCGCAGGCGGTGATCGTCGCCAGTGGCGGGATCGGAGGCAACCACGACCTTGTCCGCCAGAACTGGCCCAAGCGGATGGGCCGCGTGCCCAAGCAATTGTTGAGTGGTGTGCCTGCGCATGTCGATGGACGGATGATCGGTATCAGCGAGTCGGCCGGGGCGCGAGTGATCAACCGCGACAGGATGTGGCACTACACCGAGGGCATCACCAACTACGACCCGATCTGGCCGATGCACGGTATCCGCATCATTCCCGGTCCGTCGTCGCTATGGCTCGACGCCACCGGAAAGCGACTGCCGCCACCGTTGTTCCCCGGCTTCGACACCCTGGGCACGCTGGAGTACATCGCCCAAACCGGCCAGGACTACACCTGGTACATCCTGAACTCCCGCATCATCGAGAAGGAGTTCGGGCTGTCGGGCCAGGAGCAGAACCCCGATCTGACCGGACGCAGCGTGCGTCAGGTGCTGAGCCGGGTCAGGCCGGGCGCGCCCGGACCGGTGCAGGCGTTCATCGACAAGGGAGTCGACTTCGTGACGGCCAACTCGTTGCGGGAGTTGGTATCCAATATGAACGCGATACCCGACGTCGATCCACTCGACTACGCCGTCGTGGAGGCTGAGGTCACCGCCCGCGACCGTGAGACCGTCAACAAGTTCTCCAAAGACAGCCAGATCACCGCGATCCACGGCGCGCGGGCGTTCCTGTCCGACAGGATCAGTCGCGTCGTGGCCCCGCACCCGCTCACCGACCCGAAGGCGGGACCATTGATCGCAGTGAAGCTACATATCCTGACCCGAAAGTCGTTGGGCGGCTTGGAAACCGATCTCGAGTCCAGGGTGCTGAAGTCCGGTGGTGCCCCGTTCAGTGGGCTGTATGCCGCGGGTGAGGCAGCCGGATTCGGCGGCGGCGGCGTCCACGGTTACCGCTCGCTGGAAGGCACCTTCCTCGGCGGATGTGTGTTCTCCGGTCGCGCGGCGGGACGGGCCGCTGCCCGCGACACCGGTTAG
- a CDS encoding M18 family aminopeptidase, giving the protein MSASPQGLCEFIDASPSPFHVCVTVAERLSAAGYTELSEGDAWPAQGRFFTVRAGSLVAWHAFDPSAPFRIVGGHTDSPNLRVKQHPDRFVSGWQVVALQPYGGAWLNSWLDRDLGISGRLSVRTATTIDHLLIRIDDPILRVPQLAIHLAEDRKAVELNPQRHVNAVWGVGSGARSFLGYVAERAGVDVADVLGADLMTHDLTPSRLVGAGSELLSAPRLDNQATCYAGLEGLLAAEPRGYVPVLALFDHEEVGSQSDHGAQSELLLTVLERITLAAGGGREEFLRRLPGSMVASGDMAHATHPNYPDRHEPGHLIEVNAGPVLKVQPNLRYATDGRTAAAFALACAQAEVPLQRYEHRADLPCGSTIGPMTSARTGIPTVDVGAAQLAMHSAREVMGADDVAAYAAALQAFLSPA; this is encoded by the coding sequence ATGTCAGCGAGTCCGCAGGGCCTGTGTGAGTTCATCGACGCGTCGCCGTCGCCGTTTCACGTCTGTGTGACGGTGGCCGAGCGGCTCAGTGCGGCCGGCTACACGGAGCTGTCCGAGGGGGACGCCTGGCCTGCCCAGGGTCGGTTCTTCACGGTGCGGGCGGGCTCGCTGGTCGCGTGGCACGCGTTCGACCCCTCGGCCCCCTTTCGAATCGTCGGAGGCCATACCGACAGCCCGAACCTGCGTGTGAAACAGCACCCCGACCGGTTCGTGTCGGGCTGGCAGGTCGTGGCGCTGCAGCCGTACGGCGGCGCCTGGCTGAACTCGTGGCTCGACCGCGACCTCGGCATCAGCGGACGGCTGTCGGTCCGGACGGCGACCACTATCGACCACCTGCTCATCCGGATCGACGACCCCATCCTGCGGGTACCGCAGCTGGCCATCCATCTGGCCGAGGACCGCAAGGCTGTCGAGCTGAACCCGCAGCGCCACGTCAACGCCGTGTGGGGCGTGGGCAGCGGAGCCCGGTCCTTCCTCGGCTACGTGGCCGAGCGGGCCGGTGTCGACGTCGCCGACGTACTTGGTGCGGACCTGATGACCCACGACCTCACCCCGTCGAGGCTCGTGGGCGCCGGAAGTGAGTTGCTCAGCGCACCGCGGCTGGACAATCAAGCCACCTGCTACGCCGGCCTCGAAGGCCTCCTGGCGGCCGAGCCGCGTGGGTACGTGCCCGTGCTGGCGCTGTTCGACCACGAGGAGGTCGGTTCGCAGTCCGACCACGGCGCCCAGTCCGAACTGCTGCTCACGGTGCTGGAGCGCATCACGCTGGCCGCAGGCGGTGGCCGCGAGGAGTTCTTGCGACGGCTGCCGGGTTCGATGGTGGCGTCCGGCGACATGGCCCACGCCACGCATCCGAACTATCCCGATCGCCACGAACCCGGCCACCTGATCGAGGTAAACGCAGGACCGGTGCTGAAGGTACAGCCGAATCTGCGCTACGCCACCGACGGTCGGACCGCGGCGGCGTTCGCGCTGGCGTGCGCCCAGGCCGAGGTTCCGTTGCAGCGCTACGAACATCGGGCGGACCTGCCATGCGGATCCACAATCGGACCGATGACCTCAGCGCGCACCGGCATTCCGACCGTCGACGTGGGTGCGGCTCAGTTGGCCATGCATTCGGCGCGCGAGGTCATGGGCGCCGACGACGTCGCGGCCTACGCCGCGGCGCTGCAAGCCTTCCTGTCGCCGGCCTGA
- a CDS encoding TetR/AcrR family transcriptional regulator produces the protein MSRDAYHHGDLKAAILARAADLVAERGADGISLRELARAAGVSHAAPAHHFTDRRGLFTSLAAEGWRKLAAALDGARPEFIDAAMAYVRFALDHPGHYAVMFDRSLVDPENAELIAAQDAAGAELARGVGTLDDARAEKDPASAALAAWSLVHGFSLLWLNGNIPEIDGKADPAETVHRVAGMLFKSG, from the coding sequence ATGAGCAGGGACGCCTACCACCACGGCGACCTGAAGGCCGCCATCCTGGCCCGGGCCGCCGACCTGGTGGCCGAGCGCGGCGCGGACGGGATCTCACTTCGGGAGTTGGCCCGTGCTGCCGGGGTCTCCCACGCCGCGCCTGCACACCACTTCACCGACCGCCGCGGCCTGTTCACCTCCTTGGCCGCCGAGGGGTGGCGCAAGCTGGCCGCCGCCCTCGACGGCGCGCGCCCCGAGTTCATCGACGCCGCAATGGCATACGTGCGGTTCGCTCTCGACCACCCAGGGCACTACGCGGTGATGTTCGATCGCTCGCTCGTCGATCCCGAGAACGCGGAGTTGATCGCCGCACAGGACGCGGCGGGCGCCGAACTCGCTCGGGGGGTCGGTACCCTCGACGACGCGCGCGCCGAGAAGGACCCCGCAAGCGCGGCGCTGGCGGCATGGTCTCTGGTGCACGGGTTTTCGCTGCTGTGGCTGAACGGCAACATTCCCGAGATCGACGGCAAGGCCGATCCGGCCGAGACGGTGCACCGAGTCGCGGGCATGCTTTTCAAGAGCGGGTAG
- a CDS encoding Dyp-type peroxidase, giving the protein MPAPLPQPVTAPLTPAAIFLVATIDEGGEAAVHDGLGDISGLVRAVGFRDPDKHLSVVTSIGSDAWDRLFSGPRPAELTPFIELDGGRHRAPATPGDLLFHIKAMSLDMCFELAGRIVKALDAITVVDETHGFRFFDNRDLLGFVDGTENPDGPLAQSSTEIGDEDPDFAGGCYVHAQKYLHDMSSWDSLSVTEQELVMGRSKLEDIEMGDDVKPANAHIALNVITDEDGTELKIVRHNMPFGEIGKAEYGTYFIGYSRTAAVTEQMLTNMFIGDPPGNTDHILEFSTAITGGKFFTPIVDFLNDPPPLPDTEAEEQPSVTDVPVRDGSLGIGSLKGTR; this is encoded by the coding sequence GTGCCCGCACCACTGCCGCAGCCGGTTACGGCGCCGCTCACCCCTGCGGCCATTTTCCTGGTGGCGACCATCGACGAGGGCGGCGAAGCAGCCGTCCACGATGGGCTGGGGGATATCTCAGGACTGGTGCGCGCGGTCGGTTTCCGGGATCCCGACAAGCACCTGTCGGTGGTGACGTCAATCGGATCCGACGCCTGGGACAGGTTGTTCTCCGGTCCACGCCCCGCCGAGCTGACGCCCTTCATCGAGCTGGACGGCGGACGCCATCGTGCGCCGGCGACTCCCGGCGATCTGCTGTTCCACATCAAGGCGATGTCGTTGGACATGTGCTTCGAGTTGGCGGGCCGGATCGTCAAGGCGCTGGACGCCATTACCGTCGTCGACGAAACTCATGGGTTCCGCTTCTTCGACAACCGTGACCTGCTCGGCTTCGTCGACGGCACCGAGAATCCCGATGGCCCACTTGCGCAGTCCTCCACCGAGATCGGCGACGAGGACCCCGACTTCGCCGGCGGCTGCTACGTACACGCGCAGAAGTATCTGCACGACATGTCGTCGTGGGATTCGTTGTCGGTCACCGAACAGGAACTGGTGATGGGCCGCAGCAAGCTCGAGGACATTGAGATGGGCGATGACGTCAAACCGGCCAACGCCCACATCGCGCTGAACGTCATCACCGACGAGGACGGCACCGAGCTCAAGATCGTGCGGCACAACATGCCGTTCGGTGAAATCGGAAAGGCCGAGTACGGAACGTATTTCATCGGCTACTCCCGCACGGCCGCGGTCACCGAGCAGATGCTGACCAACATGTTCATCGGCGATCCGCCGGGAAACACCGACCACATCCTCGAGTTCTCCACCGCGATCACGGGTGGGAAGTTCTTCACTCCGATCGTCGATTTCCTCAATGATCCACCCCCGCTTCCGGACACGGAGGCAGAAGAACAGCCATCGGTTACCGACGTGCCCGTCAGAGACGGCTCGTTGGGCATCGGCAGCCTGAAAGGAACCCGCTGA